Within Romboutsia sp. CE17, the genomic segment TATTATTTTATTTTAACTAACATTTTATGCTCTTATTTTTCAGTCTTCCCTAAGAATCATCATGATATAATATAACATAAATTAAATGCTTATTCAATTTTATAGGTATGTATTTTTATATAATGTATAGTTTGTTTAATATAAAATTTTAATATATGAGGCTAATAAAATTATGAAAGGTTTTATTTTATAAAAAATAAAAACACTAGCATAAGCTAGTGTTTTTTTATTAAGCAAATCTATAAGCGGAGTTCTGTATTAAACGATCATCTTTCTAGGCCTATTGTCACCAATAGGCTCAAGCGTCCTACCTACCGGAGGGTACGAGCAGCACCCTATTAACCCTAACTTGGACTTGCTCCGGGTGGGGTTTACACGGCTTGGCTAGTCACCTAGCCAACGGTGAGCTCTTACCTCACCTTTTCATCCTTACCAACTTACGCTGGCGGTTATTTTCTGTTGCACTTTCCTTAGGATCACTCCCACTAGGCGTTACCTAGCACCCTTGCTCTATGGAGCTCCGACTTTCCTCACGTAGCTATTGCTACCCGCGATCGTCTGACTTACTTAATTCAGTTGATGTTCATTATATTATCATAAATTTTTAAAAGTGTCAAAAGTTAATTTTCTTATTTTCTGTAAAAAATTAGATATTATTTTCTAACATAGATTATAACTACATGTAAATTTACTCTAGTACTATTTAATTAAACAAGGGACAAACCTTGATAAATAAAACTAAGGAGGTAGGTATTATGGCTACAGAATTACAAAATAGCTCATCTTTAAAACTTCAATTTGACAAAGGAATTGGTACAAATGGAAAGGCAATAATAGGAAGTAAAACTTTCCCTAACTTAAAGGTAGATGCAATATCTGATGATATATTAGCAGTTGCAAATGCTCTATCAGCTTTACAAAAACATGACTTATATGATGTTTTAAAACTAGACTCTACATCTATATCATAAAATTCGCTTCGCTCATATCGCCAACAACTTCGTCCGTTACTCAAAATACTTATAAAAATAATATTTAAAATATAAGGAGGTATTTATTATGGAGACTGCTAAGAAATTAGTAATGACTTTTAAATCTGAAGGAGATAATGTAGTTAATTTTACAATAGATGACCCTAAAGATAATTTAACTGAAGCTGAAGTTATATCAGCTATGAATTTAATAGTTGAGAAAAATATTTTCTCTCCTGGTGAGCTTGATTTAGTTGAGGCTGTTAAGGCCAAGGTTGTTCAGACTAATACTACTGAATATGACCTTAAGGCATAGGATGTGATATTTATGTATGACAATCTTCCAACTATCATAGCTAATGTTGGTTTTCCCATTGCATTATCAATGTATTTATTAATAAGAATAGAAGGAAAACTACAAGTACTATCTGATAGTATTTATGAATTGTCTAAAACACTTTTAAATATTAAATCTTAAAAACAAGGGATATACCTTAGTCTCTCCCCGACTTAAGTATATCCCTTATTTTTTATAAATTAATCTATATTATTTTTCATAATTATATATAAACTCTTTTAAAGCATTTTTATTATAATCTTTTTCCCACTCAATAATCCATCCTTTTTCTTTGCTTATAATATAGCCTTTTCTATGTCCTTCAAGTGGAAATTCCATTTGGTCAAATTCTTTATCATTAATCTTTACTGCTTTAGTTGCAATACTTATAATCTCCATTGGTGTCATATTCGTTTTTGTATATCTAAATAAAGTATTAGCAATATCTAAAATTTCACTAGTAGATAGACTTGATAACTTTTGATAACATGATTCTAATACTGTTCTTTGTCTATTATCTCTTTGGTATGCACTATCTATATATCTTATTCTACTATAAGATAATGCTTGTTCTCCAGTAAGTGTTTGTAATCCTGATTTAGTTACTCCATTAATTTGACTAACCTCAGCTTCAGTCACATTAATTTCAACTCCACCTATTGCATCTATAATCTTTACAAAAGAACTAAAGCTAACTGCAGCGTATTTATCTATGCTTATACCAAAGTTATTTTTTATAGTTTCAATTAATAAACTTGGACCTCCATAAGCATATGCATGTGTAAGTTTTTCAGTGCTTTTGCCTGGGATATCAACATATGTATCTCTTGCTAAAGAAGTAAGTCTAATATCTTTATTTTTACTATCTATAGTAAGTATTATCATAGAGTCTGATCTATTTCCCTTATCTAGATTTTCACCATCAACCCCTACTAAAAGTATATTTGTTATCCCCTCTGCATTTTCATCATTTGAATCTTCTTCACTTATTCCTTGTTTTATTTCTTTTGCCTCTTCTTTGTCATATATAGAATTTAGTTTAAGGTATAATGCACCAAATCCTATAATAGGTATTGCTATTAATAATACTAACAATCCTATGACTATTTTTTTCAACTTGCTCATAATTTCCTCCCGTAATAATATGTATGTATGTTTTGTCTATCCCTACTTCCTAATTGTAACATATATTATATCTGAAATAAATTTAATTACTTCAAAAGAAAAAGTAGAGAAATTAAAAATAATTCCCCTACTTTTTAGCTTAATTTTAAATATATAATTATCAATTACATTAATTTTTATTATTATAGGTCACTATAAATGCATCAAATCCTAATTTTTTCAATTCTTTGACAGTATCTTCTGCATTAGATTTATCCTTATAGCTTCCTGCTACTACTCTATAATATATATTAGTATCAGTATTATTACTATTGTTATTATTGTTATTGTTATCGTTATTAGTATTATTATTGTTATTGTTATTACTATTAGATGTTAATGCTTTGTATTCTATATTAAAATACTTACATATACCTATCATTGTAGCTTCAACTAAGTCATCTTTATTATTCTTTAGAATTTTTAAGTCTTCCTCATTAGTATAAAATGCATACTCAATTAATATTGATGGTATATTTGTCTTATAAATAACAGTGAAGTCTTCAACTTTCACGCCTCTATCTTTTGCATCTTTATCTATACTTTTTATCTCTTTTACAATTTCATTTTGGATATATTTTGCGGCATTTTTTGAATTTGTACTAGCATTATTAGCTACAAAAGTTTCAGTGCCTCTTGCTGAACTAAAATTGCTAAGGTGAGCATTTGCATGAATTGATATAAATAATGCATTTGGTTTATTTTTACTAGACCAATAAGAGTTTG encodes:
- a CDS encoding LCP family protein translates to MSKLKKIVIGLLVLLIAIPIIGFGALYLKLNSIYDKEEAKEIKQGISEEDSNDENAEGITNILLVGVDGENLDKGNRSDSMIILTIDSKNKDIRLTSLARDTYVDIPGKSTEKLTHAYAYGGPSLLIETIKNNFGISIDKYAAVSFSSFVKIIDAIGGVEINVTEAEVSQINGVTKSGLQTLTGEQALSYSRIRYIDSAYQRDNRQRTVLESCYQKLSSLSTSEILDIANTLFRYTKTNMTPMEIISIATKAVKINDKEFDQMEFPLEGHRKGYIISKEKGWIIEWEKDYNKNALKEFIYNYEK
- a CDS encoding DUF2922 domain-containing protein, coding for METAKKLVMTFKSEGDNVVNFTIDDPKDNLTEAEVISAMNLIVEKNIFSPGELDLVEAVKAKVVQTNTTEYDLKA
- a CDS encoding YvrJ family protein — encoded protein: MYDNLPTIIANVGFPIALSMYLLIRIEGKLQVLSDSIYELSKTLLNIKS
- a CDS encoding N-acetylmuramoyl-L-alanine amidase; the encoded protein is MKNLVILDSGHAEYVEGKQAPDKSLREWDFNNQIQYKLKKRCEDHNIDVYLTNPSPKGKDEMGLTKRANLANSYWSSKNKPNALFISIHANAHLSNFSSARGTETFVANNASTNSKNAAKYIQNEIVKEIKSIDKDAKDRGVKVEDFTVIYKTNIPSILIEYAFYTNEEDLKILKNNKDDLVEATMIGICKYFNIEYKALTSNSNNNNNNNTNNDNNNNNNNSNNTDTNIYYRVVAGSYKDKSNAEDTVKELKKLGFDAFIVTYNNKN
- a CDS encoding DUF1659 domain-containing protein, which codes for MATELQNSSSLKLQFDKGIGTNGKAIIGSKTFPNLKVDAISDDILAVANALSALQKHDLYDVLKLDSTSIS